The DNA region TATGAGCGTCCAAGATTTTGTTGGGCATTTGGGCAGACCTCCTGATAAGGCTAGCGTGTGAGGGTTCAGGGCGAGGTATCATGTTCAAGATGGGCGGCAAAGTCCTTACCTATCTTAGACCCTACTTGAGTGACACATCCAGGGGGAGCAGCTAAGAAAATCTGTAAAGTCTTTACAAGGTCAGGGTTTTGTGATTAAAACACTTGACATTTATATTATTTTTCTAGGCTAGGAGTTGCAACTGCTTTGTGACTCCAGCCGATCTGATAGCGCCGGCGGACATCGATCCACGGTTCTGAAACTGTCCAGAGTGCAACTGTGCCGGCTGCTTAAGAGCATTCGCAACTGTGCCGGCTGCTTAAAAGCATTTGTCTCTTCAATTTAAGGCGATTGCAGAGTATTTAATAATTCGCCGGCGGATAAAATTGATAACGGAGCATCCACAAAATCTTGAGCGTCGCGAGTGATAATTGCATCAACATCATTTGCCAGCGCACAAGCTATCTGAACTGCATCCTCAAAATCATTTAAATTAGATGCAAAAGCGCTCTCTAAAATGCTCTTGTCAACCAAGCATATTTCCATTAAGGTTAGCGTATCGGAGACAGCTTGTTTGGCCCGCTCAAGGCTCCGAGTTGCCCGTTTGACAATATAAAAAATATTGGTTAAGGTTGTGGCCGCTATATACCCTTCTATTTCACCTGATGCGATGTACTCTAACAAAGTAGAAGCCTCTGCTACAAAGGGTTCGCGATCAAGAATAAAGTCTAGAACAATATTCGTATCTACCAAAACCCGCATTATTTATATTTCTCCATTAAATAATCTACATAAGCTTCGGTTGCTTCCGCATCTGTGGGTGAGGGTTCATCTGTTTTTGCCATTCCACGCAGCCGCGTTAATGCTCCCATGCGAGCAGCTTGATCTGGACGAGGTCTGAGTTCCTGTTGAAGCGATTGGGCGATTGCTTCC from Microcoleus sp. FACHB-68 includes:
- a CDS encoding PIN domain-containing protein: MRVLVDTNIVLDFILDREPFVAEASTLLEYIASGEIEGYIAATTLTNIFYIVKRATRSLERAKQAVSDTLTLMEICLVDKSILESAFASNLNDFEDAVQIACALANDVDAIITRDAQDFVDAPLSILSAGELLNTLQSP